A window of Pseudomonas mucidolens contains these coding sequences:
- a CDS encoding paraquat-inducible protein A: MRAIDAGILICTECHELNKQDPNTDEQTCTRCGALVHARRPNSLMRTWALLITAAILYIPANLLPIMTISSLGQGAPSTIMAGVIELVQHGMFPIAAVVFIASILVPTFKLVGLALLLFSVQRHQPMSARQRIIMYRFIEFIGRWSMLDIFVIAILVAVVNFGRLASVEANLGAVAFASVVILTMFAAVTFDPRLIWDNTESDDDHD; the protein is encoded by the coding sequence ATGCGGGCGATTGATGCAGGCATTCTGATCTGTACGGAATGTCACGAACTGAACAAGCAAGATCCCAATACCGACGAACAAACGTGCACCCGGTGCGGCGCGCTGGTCCACGCTCGGCGTCCGAACAGTTTGATGCGCACCTGGGCATTGCTGATCACCGCTGCGATTCTATATATCCCGGCGAATCTGCTGCCGATCATGACGATCAGCTCTTTGGGGCAAGGCGCTCCTAGCACGATCATGGCCGGTGTGATCGAGCTGGTTCAGCATGGCATGTTCCCCATTGCCGCCGTGGTGTTTATCGCCAGTATCCTGGTCCCGACCTTCAAACTGGTAGGTCTCGCGTTGTTACTTTTTTCGGTACAGCGCCATCAGCCGATGTCTGCCCGCCAACGCATTATCATGTACCGCTTTATCGAATTCATCGGTCGCTGGTCCATGCTGGATATCTTTGTGATCGCCATCCTCGTGGCGGTTGTCAACTTTGGTCGACTTGCCAGCGTCGAGGCCAATCTCGGCGCCGTGGCTTTCGCCAGCGTAGTTATTTTGACAATGTTTGCCGCAGTAACCTTTGATCCCCGACTGATTTGGGATAACACGGAGTCGGACGACGACCATGACTGA
- a CDS encoding paraquat-inducible protein A, whose product MPDPVDTLKVSDLPLDDLLACHECDLLMRKPALAHGEKAQCPRCGYELYAHRYNVIERSLALVLAALLLYVPANFLPIMQLNLLGLTSEDTVWSGVVALFNTGMQGVAVVVFLCSMGIPLVKLLCQLAVLLSIRWNIGRNYGLLLYRIYHHLRDWGMLEVYLMGVLVAIVKLVDIASLTLGLGLVCFISLLMVQILLEVVMSPHQIWQALSGEDVHAGD is encoded by the coding sequence ATGCCCGATCCGGTTGATACCTTAAAGGTGTCGGATTTGCCGCTGGACGATTTGCTGGCATGTCACGAATGCGACTTGCTGATGCGCAAGCCAGCGCTGGCCCATGGTGAAAAAGCCCAATGCCCACGCTGTGGCTATGAGCTGTACGCCCATCGCTACAACGTCATCGAGCGAAGCCTCGCCTTGGTGCTCGCCGCGTTGTTGTTGTACGTCCCTGCGAACTTTTTACCCATCATGCAGCTCAATCTACTCGGGCTGACTTCTGAGGACACGGTATGGAGTGGTGTCGTCGCCTTGTTCAATACCGGCATGCAAGGTGTTGCCGTGGTGGTGTTCCTTTGCAGTATGGGTATTCCGCTGGTCAAGCTGCTCTGCCAGCTCGCGGTACTGCTCAGTATTCGCTGGAATATCGGTCGTAACTACGGCCTGCTGCTCTACCGTATTTATCATCACCTGCGGGATTGGGGAATGCTTGAGGTCTACCTGATGGGAGTGCTGGTCGCGATCGTAAAGCTGGTCGATATAGCTTCTCTCACCTTGGGCCTGGGACTGGTGTGTTTTATCAGCCTGTTGATGGTTCAGATTCTGCTGGAGGTAGTGATGTCGCCTCACCAGATCTGGCAAGCTTTGTCTGGAGAGGATGTTCATGCGGGCGATTGA